One bacterium genomic window, CGCCTACTTCGAGCAGTCGCCCGTCTTCGACCTGGGCCCGCTGTACCGCCGCTACATGGATAGCTACGGCATGGGCGAGTTGATCCTGGACGTGCGGGGGCCCGACGGGTTCTCGACGCTGATGAAGATCGGGATCGCGATGCCGGATTCGTCGGACCCGGGGCATCCCGGCGGGCACTGATCGCGAGGTTCGAAGCTTGCGGCCCCGCTTCCGGGAGGAGGCGGGGCCGCTTTATTTTCCTGATCGGGAAAAATTGTTGACATTTTGGTGAAATCATCGCTAATTTACCCGATCGGGAAATTCAAGCGAGGGGCGCTCATGACCACGTCAAGGCCGGCCATCAGGATCCAAACTCCAGAGGACCTCGGGAAGCTCATCCGAGAGCGCAGGAAGCGCGACGGCCTGACCCTCGTCGAAACGGCGGGCCTGACGAACGTGGGGGTGCGGTTCCTCTCGGAGCTGGAAAACGGGAAACCGACCGTTCGACTGGACAAGCTGTTGCAGGTGCTGAACGCCCTAGGCATCCGACTGCTCGCGGCCAACGACTGATCGAGGATCACATGAGAACGCTCTGCGTGTTCTGGGACGAGGTGCTCGTCGGCCATCTGGCGGAGACGGGGATGCGGGCCATGTCCTTCCGGTACGCGGCGACCTACCTGTCGTCCGCCCGGCCACGCCCGATTTCGCTGTCGCTGCCTTTGCAGCCGGAGGCGTTCGATGGGGACGTTGCGAGGTCCTGGTTCGCCAATCTGCTCCCAGAGGGTGACATCCGCGGGCACGTCGCCCGTAGGCTCGGCGTGTCGGAGCGCAACGATTTCGCCCTGCTGAACGGGATCGGCGGCGACTGCGCCGGGGCCCTGCGGATCCTGCCCGAGCACGCGGCTGGCGCCCAGGCCGGCAAGCTGATCCCGCTGCCCTGGGACGAACTCGAGGAGACGATCGCTGCGACCCCCCGGCCTTCCCTGCTC contains:
- a CDS encoding helix-turn-helix domain-containing protein; its protein translation is MRIQTPEDLGKLIRERRKRDGLTLVETAGLTNVGVRFLSELENGKPTVRLDKLLQVLNALGIRLLAAND